The proteins below are encoded in one region of Bacteroides uniformis:
- the pyrB gene encoding aspartate carbamoyltransferase, translating to MENRSLVTIAEHSREKILYMLEMAKEFEAHPNRHILDGKVVATLFFEPSTRTRLSFETAANRLGARVIGFSDPKATSSSKGETLKDTIKMVSNYADIIVMRHHLEGAARYASEVTTVPIVNAGDGANQHPSQTMLDLYSIYKTQGTLENLNIFLVGDLKYGRTVHSLLMAMRHFNPTFHFIAPDELRMPEEYKIYCREHNIKYVEHTDFTEEIIADADILYMTRVQRERFTDLMEYERVKNVYILRNKMLEHTRPNLRILHPLPRVNEIAYDVDDNPKAYYFQQAQNGLYAREAILCDVLGITLDEVKKSKGVIQ from the coding sequence ATGGAAAACAGAAGTTTAGTCACCATTGCCGAGCATAGCCGGGAAAAAATCCTCTATATGCTCGAGATGGCGAAAGAGTTTGAAGCCCATCCCAATCGGCATATATTGGACGGGAAAGTAGTTGCCACCTTATTTTTCGAGCCTTCCACCCGTACACGCCTCAGTTTCGAGACTGCCGCCAACCGGCTTGGAGCACGTGTCATCGGGTTCAGCGACCCCAAGGCCACCAGCTCATCCAAGGGCGAGACGCTGAAAGACACCATCAAGATGGTGAGCAACTATGCCGACATCATCGTGATGCGCCACCACCTCGAAGGGGCCGCACGCTATGCCAGTGAAGTCACCACCGTGCCCATTGTGAATGCCGGAGACGGTGCCAACCAGCATCCCTCACAAACCATGCTCGATCTCTACTCCATCTACAAGACACAAGGCACACTGGAGAACCTGAACATTTTTCTGGTCGGCGACTTGAAGTATGGCCGTACCGTCCACTCCCTGCTGATGGCCATGCGCCACTTCAACCCCACTTTCCACTTCATCGCTCCCGACGAGTTGCGGATGCCCGAAGAATACAAAATTTACTGCCGCGAGCACAACATCAAGTACGTGGAACATACGGACTTTACGGAAGAAATCATTGCTGATGCCGACATCCTCTACATGACCCGTGTGCAGCGCGAGCGCTTCACCGACCTTATGGAGTACGAGCGGGTGAAGAATGTCTACATCCTGCGCAACAAGATGCTGGAACATACCCGTCCCAACCTGCGCATCCTGCATCCGCTGCCCCGTGTCAACGAAATAGCCTATGATGTGGACGACAATCCCAAGGCATACTATTTCCAGCAGGCACAAAACGGACTGTATGCCCGTGAAGCTATTCTGTGCGATGTACTGGGCATCACGCTGGATGAGGTGAAAAAGAGTAAAGGAGTAATTCAGTAG
- a CDS encoding transglycosylase domain-containing protein, whose protein sequence is MIRKVVKILWIFIALISLVCVFIFFSIAKGWIGYMPPVEDLENPNYKFATEVFSEDGKVLGTYSYSKENRVFVGYNDLSPNIINALIATEDVRFAEHSGIDAYALTRAVVKRGILMQKNAGGGSTITQQLSKQLYSPSADNVMERLFQKPIEWVIAVKLERYYTKEEILTMYLNKFDFLNNAVGIKTAAFTYFGCEPKDLKIEEAATLVGMCKNPSLYNPVRYNERSRGRRNVVLDQMRKAGYITEAERDSLQALPLKLKYNRVDHKEGLATYFREYLRGVLTAKKPDKANYRGWQMQKYYEDSLDWENNPLFGWCEKNTKKDGTKYNLYTDGLKIYTTLDSRMQQYAEDAVTEHLKELQGYFFKEKKGAKKAPYTFRLTQEQVDEILGRAMRLSDRYRIMKKAGATEAEIKKAFDTPEEMSVFSWEGEKDTIMTPMDSIRYYKFFLRAGFMSMDPRSGHVKAYVGGPNYHYFQYDMAMVGRRQVGSTIKPFLYTLAMENGFSPCDEVRHVEYTLIDENGKPWTPRNANKKLIGDMVTVKWGLANSDNWITAYLMSKLNPYNLKRLIHTFGVRNRDIVPSVSLCLGPCEISVGEMVSAYTAFPNKGIRVAPLFVTRIEDNDGNVLATFAPEMQEVISVSSAYKMLVMLRAVVNEGTGGRVRRLGVKADMGGKTGTTNYNADGWFMGFTPSLVSGCWVGGEDRDIHFDTMLHGQGASMALPIWTKYMVKVLGDKSLGYDENETFQLPEGYDPCKDDVNLEGDTHIEEPIEGLDELFN, encoded by the coding sequence ATGATAAGGAAAGTCGTCAAAATCCTATGGATTTTCATCGCACTGATTTCGCTGGTGTGTGTCTTTATATTCTTTTCCATAGCCAAGGGCTGGATAGGCTATATGCCTCCGGTGGAAGACCTGGAAAATCCGAATTACAAATTTGCCACAGAAGTCTTTTCCGAGGACGGAAAAGTATTGGGTACTTATTCCTATAGTAAGGAAAACCGCGTGTTTGTGGGATACAATGATTTGTCGCCCAATATCATCAACGCCTTGATAGCTACGGAAGATGTACGTTTTGCCGAACATTCGGGCATTGACGCCTACGCCCTGACGCGTGCCGTAGTGAAGCGCGGTATCCTGATGCAGAAGAATGCCGGCGGTGGCAGTACCATCACCCAGCAGCTTTCCAAACAGCTTTATTCTCCCAGTGCCGACAATGTGATGGAACGTCTGTTCCAGAAGCCCATCGAATGGGTGATTGCCGTAAAGCTGGAGCGTTACTATACAAAAGAGGAAATCCTCACCATGTATCTCAACAAGTTCGATTTCCTGAACAATGCGGTAGGCATCAAGACTGCTGCCTTTACCTACTTCGGTTGCGAACCGAAAGATTTGAAGATTGAGGAAGCGGCTACGTTGGTGGGCATGTGCAAGAATCCGTCTCTCTATAATCCGGTGCGCTACAATGAACGTTCCCGCGGACGGCGCAATGTGGTGCTCGACCAGATGCGGAAAGCGGGATATATTACGGAAGCCGAGCGCGACTCCCTCCAGGCATTGCCTCTGAAACTGAAGTACAACCGTGTGGACCACAAGGAAGGGTTGGCCACTTATTTCCGCGAATACCTGCGCGGCGTGCTCACCGCCAAGAAGCCCGACAAGGCCAACTACCGCGGTTGGCAGATGCAGAAATACTACGAGGATTCACTTGATTGGGAGAACAATCCGCTCTTTGGATGGTGCGAAAAGAACACCAAGAAAGACGGTACCAAATACAACCTCTACACCGACGGGCTGAAAATCTATACCACGCTCGACTCGCGTATGCAGCAGTATGCCGAGGATGCCGTGACAGAGCATCTGAAGGAACTGCAAGGTTACTTCTTCAAGGAAAAGAAAGGGGCCAAGAAAGCTCCCTACACCTTCCGTCTGACCCAGGAGCAGGTGGACGAGATTCTGGGACGTGCCATGAGGTTGTCCGACCGCTACCGCATTATGAAGAAAGCCGGAGCCACCGAAGCTGAAATAAAGAAAGCCTTCGATACCCCGGAGGAGATGTCCGTATTCAGTTGGGAAGGGGAGAAAGACACCATTATGACCCCGATGGATTCCATCCGTTACTACAAGTTCTTCCTTCGTGCCGGTTTCATGTCCATGGACCCGCGCAGCGGACATGTCAAGGCATACGTAGGCGGACCGAACTACCATTACTTCCAGTACGATATGGCCATGGTGGGACGCCGCCAGGTAGGTTCTACCATCAAGCCTTTCCTTTATACATTGGCTATGGAGAACGGTTTTTCTCCCTGCGACGAAGTGCGCCACGTGGAATACACGCTGATTGATGAAAACGGAAAACCGTGGACGCCGCGTAATGCCAACAAAAAGCTGATTGGTGACATGGTGACTGTGAAGTGGGGGCTGGCAAACTCGGACAACTGGATTACGGCCTATCTCATGAGCAAGCTGAATCCCTATAATCTGAAACGTCTTATACATACTTTCGGTGTCCGCAACCGTGATATAGTACCTTCCGTTTCACTCTGTCTGGGCCCGTGCGAGATTTCCGTCGGCGAGATGGTAAGTGCCTATACCGCATTCCCCAACAAGGGTATCCGGGTAGCTCCGCTGTTCGTGACCCGCATCGAGGACAACGACGGAAACGTGCTGGCAACCTTTGCTCCCGAAATGCAGGAAGTCATCAGCGTATCCAGCGCTTACAAGATGCTGGTCATGCTGCGTGCCGTTGTCAACGAAGGTACCGGAGGCCGTGTGCGCCGTCTGGGTGTGAAAGCCGACATGGGCGGCAAGACCGGAACGACGAACTACAATGCCGACGGCTGGTTTATGGGCTTCACGCCTTCGCTTGTGTCCGGTTGCTGGGTGGGCGGTGAGGACCGCGACATCCACTTCGATACGATGCTTCACGGACAAGGTGCTTCCATGGCATTGCCTATCTGGACCAAATACATGGTGAAAGTGCTCGGTGACAAATCTCTGGGATATGATGAAAATGAAACATTCCAGTTGCCCGAAGGCTATGACCCGTGCAAGGATGATGTGAATCTGGAAGGAGACACCCATATAGAAGAACCGATAGAGGGACTCGACGAACTGTTTAATTAG
- a CDS encoding 2-amino-4-hydroxy-6-hydroxymethyldihydropteridine diphosphokinase → MDYTISIGSNEQRRENMELARRRLTELFSGIRFSEEEETVPLFFHRPNLFSNQVACFASDNPVEEVTACLKAIEREAGRKPEEKEQEIVRLDIDLLSCDGTVYKPKDLKRDYILRGLKQLL, encoded by the coding sequence ATGGATTATACGATTAGTATTGGGAGCAACGAGCAGCGGAGGGAGAACATGGAACTGGCTCGCAGACGCTTGACGGAACTTTTTTCGGGAATACGTTTCTCGGAAGAGGAGGAGACGGTACCTTTGTTCTTTCACCGTCCGAATCTGTTCTCCAATCAGGTGGCATGCTTTGCTTCCGATAATCCGGTAGAGGAAGTCACCGCCTGCCTGAAAGCCATCGAACGGGAAGCCGGAAGGAAGCCCGAGGAGAAGGAGCAGGAAATTGTACGGCTGGATATAGACTTGTTGTCTTGTGACGGGACTGTCTATAAGCCAAAAGATTTGAAACGTGATTATATCCTGCGAGGATTGAAACAACTGTTATAA
- the kdsB gene encoding 3-deoxy-manno-octulosonate cytidylyltransferase, with protein sequence MKFLGIIPARYASTRFPAKPLAVLGGKTVIQRVYEQVAGILDDAYVATDDERIEAAVKAFGGKVVMTSTEHKSGTDRCQEACTKIGGQFDVVVNIQGDEPFIQPSQLQAVKACFDDPATQIATLVKPFTVDNGFEALENVNSPKVVLNKNRNALYFSRSIIPYQRNAAKEDWLENHTYYKHIGLYAYRVEVLKEITALPQSSLEIAESLEQLRWLENGYTIKAGITDVETIGIDTPQDLERAEEFLKSHGL encoded by the coding sequence ATGAAATTTTTAGGAATCATACCTGCCCGTTACGCATCTACGCGTTTTCCAGCCAAACCATTGGCGGTGTTAGGTGGAAAAACCGTGATACAGCGAGTATACGAGCAAGTGGCAGGAATCTTGGACGATGCATACGTGGCTACGGACGATGAGCGTATTGAAGCCGCAGTAAAAGCATTCGGAGGAAAGGTGGTAATGACTTCCACCGAACATAAAAGCGGCACCGACCGCTGTCAGGAAGCTTGTACAAAAATAGGAGGACAGTTTGATGTCGTGGTGAATATCCAGGGGGATGAGCCTTTCATCCAGCCTTCGCAGTTACAAGCCGTCAAAGCATGTTTCGACGATCCGGCCACCCAGATAGCCACTCTGGTGAAACCCTTTACGGTAGATAATGGTTTTGAGGCACTGGAAAATGTGAACTCTCCGAAGGTTGTGCTCAACAAAAACAGGAATGCCCTCTATTTTAGCCGTTCCATCATTCCCTACCAGCGCAATGCGGCGAAGGAAGACTGGCTGGAGAACCATACGTATTATAAGCATATCGGCCTTTATGCCTATCGCGTAGAGGTACTGAAAGAGATAACCGCCCTTCCGCAGTCATCCCTCGAGATTGCCGAATCATTGGAACAGCTTCGTTGGTTGGAAAACGGATACACTATCAAAGCAGGTATCACGGATGTAGAAACTATCGGCATAGATACTCCTCAAGATTTGGAACGGGCAGAAGAATTTCTTAAAAGCCATGGGCTGTAA
- a CDS encoding M16 family metallopeptidase, producing MLNRSDQPRILEPEQLVVQRPERIKLPNGVPLSVLNAGDNEVTRIDLLMAGGRWQQKQPLQALFTNRMLREGTRRYDAAQIAEKLDYYGAWLELSSASEYAYVTLYSLNKYLPQTLDILESIVKEPVFPEKELGVIVDNNIQQFLVNSSKVDFLAHRGLVKALYGGQHPGGRLVQEEDYRRITPAVLREFYDRYYHSNNCSIYLSGKVTGDCIHRIESLFGCEAFGTDFRKPEKTEFHPVTTSGKRIFIERPDALQSAVRMGMLSLDRNHPDYLKARVLVTLFGGYFGSRLMSNIREDKGYTYGISAAIMPYPGQGVLAVSAEAANEFVEPLIGEVYHEIDRLQNELASDGELSMVKNYMLGDMCRSYESAFSLADAWIFVQVSGLQDTYFAEALDAVKEVTPQEIRELAGRHLCKEKLKEIVCGKKMS from the coding sequence ATGCTGAACCGAAGTGACCAACCCCGGATTCTTGAACCGGAACAACTGGTGGTGCAAAGGCCGGAACGTATCAAGTTGCCTAATGGCGTGCCATTGAGTGTGCTCAATGCCGGTGACAATGAAGTGACACGTATCGATCTCCTCATGGCAGGCGGCCGATGGCAACAGAAACAGCCCTTGCAGGCGTTGTTTACGAACCGCATGCTTCGCGAGGGAACCCGACGCTACGATGCCGCCCAGATAGCGGAAAAGCTGGACTATTACGGAGCCTGGCTGGAATTGTCCAGTGCATCCGAGTATGCCTATGTCACCCTTTATTCTCTGAATAAATACCTTCCCCAAACGCTTGACATATTGGAGTCTATCGTCAAAGAGCCGGTATTTCCTGAGAAAGAGCTGGGAGTGATTGTAGACAACAATATCCAGCAGTTTCTTGTCAACTCTTCCAAGGTGGACTTTCTGGCGCACCGCGGATTGGTGAAGGCTCTGTACGGCGGGCAGCATCCCGGTGGACGTCTGGTGCAGGAAGAGGATTATCGGCGCATCACTCCTGCGGTGCTACGCGAGTTTTATGACCGTTACTATCATTCCAATAATTGCAGCATCTATCTCTCGGGTAAGGTAACCGGTGATTGCATCCACAGGATAGAGTCCTTGTTTGGCTGCGAGGCTTTCGGTACGGATTTCCGCAAACCGGAGAAGACTGAATTCCATCCGGTTACCACCTCCGGAAAACGTATCTTCATCGAACGTCCGGACGCCCTGCAAAGTGCCGTCCGTATGGGCATGCTTTCCCTGGACCGTAATCATCCGGACTACTTGAAGGCCCGCGTACTGGTCACACTGTTCGGGGGTTATTTTGGCAGTCGCCTGATGTCCAATATCCGGGAAGATAAAGGATACACATACGGTATCTCCGCAGCCATCATGCCCTATCCGGGGCAGGGAGTGTTGGCGGTCAGTGCCGAAGCCGCCAACGAATTTGTGGAGCCTCTTATCGGTGAGGTTTATCATGAAATAGACCGCCTTCAGAACGAGCTGGCTTCCGATGGAGAGCTTTCCATGGTGAAGAACTATATGTTGGGAGACATGTGCCGTAGTTATGAATCTGCATTCTCGTTGGCAGATGCCTGGATTTTTGTGCAGGTATCGGGCTTGCAGGATACCTACTTTGCCGAAGCACTGGATGCTGTCAAGGAGGTTACTCCACAAGAAATCCGTGAACTTGCAGGGCGGCATTTATGCAAAGAGAAATTAAAAGAAATAGTGTGCGGCAAAAAAATGTCATAA
- a CDS encoding MORN repeat-containing protein, with translation MKYLYTALILAFLCQGGATAQEKKSGFFDKVKSTFSSEIKIGTYTFKDNGAVYTGEIKGRKPNGKGKTVFKNGDVYEGEYVKGKREGYGTYMFPDGEKYEGQWFQDQQHGRGIYYFMNNNRYDGMWFQDYQHGKGTMYYYNGDIYEGDWVNDKREGQGTYTWKNGSKYVGSWKNDKKDGKGTLTWNDGSKYDGEWKNDVRDGKGTFEYANGDKYVGDWKDDMQHGKGIYFFHTGDRYEGSYVQGERTGEGIYYHASGNKYVGSFKDGKQEGHGTFTWASGAVYEGNWKDNQRDGYGTYKWNVGDSYEGEWKDNKFNGQGTLIQTDGTKYKGGFVNGMEEGSGIQEDKNGNRYEGFFKQGKKHGPFVETDKNGKVIRKGTYKMGRLEN, from the coding sequence ATGAAATATCTATATACTGCACTCATTCTGGCTTTCTTATGCCAAGGTGGAGCCACTGCCCAGGAAAAAAAAAGCGGCTTTTTCGATAAAGTGAAAAGTACATTCTCTTCGGAGATAAAGATAGGTACCTATACGTTCAAAGATAACGGGGCCGTCTATACCGGTGAAATAAAAGGCCGCAAGCCCAATGGAAAGGGGAAGACCGTTTTCAAGAACGGCGACGTCTACGAGGGTGAGTATGTGAAGGGCAAGCGTGAAGGCTACGGTACATATATGTTTCCCGACGGTGAAAAGTATGAGGGGCAATGGTTTCAAGACCAGCAGCATGGTAGGGGTATCTACTATTTTATGAATAACAACCGTTATGACGGCATGTGGTTTCAGGATTACCAGCACGGTAAAGGAACCATGTACTATTACAATGGTGATATTTATGAGGGCGACTGGGTGAATGATAAACGCGAAGGCCAAGGAACGTATACCTGGAAGAACGGTTCCAAGTATGTAGGCTCGTGGAAGAATGACAAGAAAGACGGCAAAGGAACACTGACCTGGAATGACGGTTCCAAATATGACGGGGAGTGGAAAAATGATGTCCGGGACGGTAAAGGAACTTTTGAATATGCCAACGGCGACAAATATGTAGGTGACTGGAAGGACGACATGCAGCATGGCAAAGGTATTTACTTTTTCCATACCGGCGACCGTTACGAAGGTTCTTATGTTCAAGGTGAACGTACCGGAGAGGGCATTTATTACCATGCCAGCGGCAACAAGTATGTGGGCAGCTTCAAGGATGGAAAGCAGGAAGGCCACGGCACATTTACGTGGGCAAGCGGCGCCGTTTACGAAGGTAATTGGAAAGATAACCAACGTGACGGATACGGTACTTACAAATGGAATGTAGGTGACTCTTACGAAGGTGAATGGAAAGACAATAAGTTCAACGGCCAAGGTACCCTGATTCAGACCGATGGAACCAAATATAAAGGCGGTTTTGTGAACGGTATGGAAGAAGGTAGCGGTATCCAGGAGGACAAGAACGGAAACCGTTATGAAGGCTTCTTCAAACAAGGCAAGAAACACGGTCCGTTTGTAGAAACAGACAAGAACGGAAAGGTGATACGAAAAGGAACCTACAAGATGGGAAGGCTGGAGAATTAG